The following DNA comes from Chitinophaga nivalis.
TAAAAATGTAAGGGGAACGGTAAAGGATCACCAGAGATCCCCGTGACATCAGGTCGGTTAGAGACCTCCCAATAAACCTTTTAAGAGCTCCAAAATAGCTGCTAATAATTGACTGAGCAAATCCATAAAAAGAGGTTTTCGTGATAAACGCCTACTCTATATTGATATTGCTGGTTTTCGGCAATCCCAGCTGTTACGTAACAAGCCGTAAATTTAGTGGCTGCCAGTAATTTAACAACCGTTCACTTTATTCATTCTACGAAGCCAGCAACCCCATGCTATTCATTCCAGGCTATGGTTAGCCGGAGCAAATTAAAAGCGGCTGTTTTTGTAAAACAACCGCCAAAGGATCCGAAGGGTAATAAGAAATAAATTGATAATCCCCTCATAACATCCTACTGATCAAATGCCACTTAGGATATGAATCAGCAAAGCCCTGATCTTAAGCAGCAATAGAGGAATAAAATACATACCAGTATTAAAATCATCCGGTGATCCCTACTCTTTTGTTTTGATTTTCGGCAATCCCAGCACACTTACTTTTTATAAGTACGAACTGAAAGTTAACCACTATACCGGAAAAACAATCCGTTCATCTTATTTCAATTCAGTCATCGCCCAATTTCCCATTCAATCTACGACCACTGCGGCATACAGCCAATAAAAAACTCTGGTATCACTACCAGAGTTATATCCAATAATTTTACGCCTGCTACTACTCAGATACCTCCCAGCAGTGCAATTAACTGACGTAACAGTTCATTCAACAGGTCACCTAAATTCATACAATTAGATTGAACATACGCCTACTCTTTTATATGGTTTTCGGCAATCCCATAGCTGTGTGTTCCTACAGCTGCTTTACTAAAATAACTGCTTCCACGCTAAAAACAGTCATTCAGTTAATTCATTTCAACCCCTTCCTATTCATTTTATTCAATCGATACATCAGGAAGGATCCCTAATAAAAAACAGGTAGTAACCACTCGTTACTACCTGCTGTACTCATATTTTAACCTATTATTACTTACTTGCCACGGGTTTCATCTTTATAGATCTGTTTTGCCTTGGCTGATGGCAAATAAATCTGGAAACCTACACCCAGGTTCAACCGGTTATTGGTAGTAGAGCTACCAAAACCTACTGTCAGGTTGTATTTCAATAAACCTTCCAGCGATACGTTAGGTGTAATAAAATAAGCGATACCAGGTCCAACACCTAAATCCAACCCGGTAGTACTGGTACTTGTAGATGAATTACTTGATCCGCCAAAGCCTGCATTAGCCTCCAGGAAAAACCGTACGCGCTTGGAAAACTCCAGTTTTCTTACATTTTTGTCCTCTACAAAATAACGTCCGAATGCACCAACACCATACGTGGTTTGTGTACCAGATGCTTTAGCTGTAGTCAAACCCAGTTGCGCATAGCCACCTATTGCAAGGCCATCTCTGATGAACCAACCAACTTTAGGCGTAAGATCCATACTGAACTTGGTATTATCTTTTTGAAAGTCAAGCTGGAAATTACTTACGCTTGCTCCTACCATAATATTTCCTTTCTGAATTTGTGCTTTAGCCGTAGTGCCTACCAATGCAGCCAATAATACCAGGGTTAAGAGACGAAATTTTTTCATGATCTGAATTTTAATTTTAACAATTTAACCTGTTGAATAATAAAAATTCTTAGGCAAACGAGCTCCGCATTTGCACATAAAACCAGCTTACAGCCAGCAATAATAAATTGAGTAAAATCAGGCAGGGGGATAATGGGGTGAGGTAATCCAATGTTTACAAACAATCACAATCACCGTCACAACGTAGTTTGTTGTTTTAACAAAGCTACTGAAAATGAATCTAATAAGTATTCACTTTTCTGAAAAAATTAAAAAAAAATTCTTACTGTACAGTTCGAGAATTATCTCCACATGACCACTTATCCTTATTCATTATACACTATAACATCTCTCCCTCGTATGTTGTTGTAAGAAATCACAGATAATTCCAGCGTATTCAACCATTTTATTCCCGACCTCGCTTAAAGTAAAGTTTGGTATCCTTACCATCAACAGATTTACAGGATGAAAATCTATTCCGACGCTTCAATTCCTGTGCTTAAAACAGGCTTTATTTCGGACTGATATGGTAACTAACCAAGCGGGCTTTTCAGGAGCCATACCATTGTGGCGGCGGGTTGATACCTGGTGATTCCAGCTTTCCTATAACCAGCCGCCGCAGGTATATAACCATCCCTCACCCATTGGCAGCCTATAACGCTGCTATTGGCAATAGCGGGCAGTAATTAAAGTAAAGTATAAGGCACCGTTGGTAACGGGGGTACATCCTCTCTGCCAGCCTATGCCGGCGCCTATCAGGAGCAATAACAGCAAATAGCTTCAGCAGGTGGTATCAGCAAAAGTTTTTCAGCTGCAGGTATTGTTGCATTGTAGCAAATTCTCCTTCCTTAGAAAGGTCTTTTAAAAGCCTGATCAGCCTTTCCTGCAAGGCAGGTCCTGCATGCCTTTTCGTATATGCCGGTATGTTATAGGCCTCCAGGTTTACAAATTCCCATGGGTGGAAATACAGGCACAGGTAGCCGTCCTGCCGGAGTGTTTTGATAGCCAGGGACTTGAAAATAGTATAGGGGAAATTTTTAAACGCCAGCCAGAATAATGGAATCCGCAGGTTGGGGCTCACTGCCGCCGGTACCCGTAACATTCCTTCTTCAGTGTAAACAGTGCGGGGTTTGGAGCGGTAATTATAACGGCCCGGAATCCAGGTCGGGTTAACAGAAGAATCGTATACATAACCTGCCGCTATTACATCTTTCATTTCCACGTGCCGCATGCGAGGCATCCGCAGGCCATACACGGGTTTGCGGGTAATGCTTTCCAGGCATAGCTTGCTTTCCAGCAAATGCGCCGGCGTAAAGGATGAATGATAAAAAGTATGGGAGGCCACTTCATGCTTCTCCGCTATCTGTTTGATATCTACCGGAAAAGTCTGGGCAAAATTAGCTGTGGTAAAAAAGGTACTGGTTGCATTGGCCGTATTAATGATATCCATGGTGACCACCAGGCCTTCATGGCCTACCTTCATTTGTTCTGCCATTGGCACCTGCTGGCTGTACTCCAGGGGCATATCAAATTCTTCTACATCAAAACTCATTAATACAAAACGTTCCATCTTTATATTCCTTCCTTTACCAGGTTACTCTCTTTGATTAAGTTATTATCTTTAAATATATATCTTTCTTTAACCAGCTCTCCATCTTCTATCAAATACCCACCTTTATAGCGGCTATTTCCCTTTGTCAGGTTACTTTCCCTGACGAGGTATACCGGACGCTGTTTGCTTTGTGTAAACAATTTACCCAGGTAGACACCGATAATACCCAATATCATTAACTGCAGCCCACCGAAGAAGGCGATGGTAACAATGATAGATGCCCAGCCGGAAATCGGGTGATCAAACACCAGGCTGAAAACAGCATAGGGTATATACAAAGAAGAGAGCATGGCAAAGATAAAGCCTAAATAGGTAGCGGCATACAGCGGGCGCGTGCTGAAAGAAGTAAAGCCCTGCAGGGCAAACCGCAGCATTTTCCGGTAGGTATATTTGGATACGCCGGCATTCCGTTGTTCCGGTACATATTCAATCCCCAATTGTCTGAACCCGGCCCATTTTACCAGTCCCCGGAAAAAGAGGTCATATTCCTGCATACTGCTAAGTACGTCTACTACTTTCCGGTCGAGCAGGCGGAAATCGGCAGTCCCTTTTTCAATTTCAATGTCCGACAACCGGCTCATGATGGCATAAAACAGGTTGGAGGTTTTCCTTTTCATAAAAGGCTGTGCCCTATCTTCTTTCCGGATGGTATATACCACCTCCAGGCCTTCTTCCCATTTCTCGAGCAGCAGCGGAATTAATTTAGGCGGATGCTGCATATCTCCGTCCATACTGATAACACAGTCACCATCAGCCATATCCAGGCCAGCTTTCAAGGCAGCCTGGTGTCCGAAGTTTCTGGAGAACGATAGGAAACGGACATTATCGTATAGTAAGGAAAGCTTTTTCAGATTTTCCAGGGTACCATCACTACTACCATCATCCACAAAAAATATATTGAACCGGTAGGGCAGCGGTTCGAATATCCGTTGAATCGTTTGATTCAGCAGTGCTACATTATCCTGTTCATTATAGACCGGTACTACGATGGAAACTAACTTTTTCATCCTATACACAAATTTTGTTATCATGGAATTTACCAAAAGCCACTTCTCTGATTAAAAGCAGCCATATGATGAAACAAGGCAATGCTTTTAATGCAAAAGCCCTGATGACATGTACTTTAATATACTGCGGACATAAATCCGTGGTAGCCAGGCTGGTAACGAATATGGTAAACACCAACAAGGCTATTACAGCCGGAGATTTTGGCTCCTTCATTACAAACCACAACGCTGCGCCGACCATCGCAATGACATAAGTGGCAGATTCGGCCGAATCACTGAATATGACTACGGAGATCAGCACGAGTGCCAGGTAACGCATCCGGTACAACAGATTTTTATACTGGGCCATCCGTAACAGTGGCAATCCAAAAATGGCAACTGCCGGCAGCAATACATACAGGTCATTAAAATTTGATGTATGGAAAGTGCGCCGTACAATTCCCATTACGCAGATATCCTGCATATTGGTATGACTCAGGCTACTGATGTTCTGTACCACCTTTTCGCTGATAGCGGTATACCAGTCAGCATAAGACTGGATGATAAACGCCGGTGACGAAATGATCATAGGCAGGCAGAATAACACCACCAGCCACATGATGAAATAGCCGGTGAATTTTATCCTGTGTTTTGAAAACAGGAAAAATACGATGGCTGCTATTCCGTATAATTTTGTCAGGAAACCCAATACGATAAAGAGGGTTGCCCAGATATCCTTTTCTTTTTCTACAAAGACGAAAGCAAAAATGATAAAGGCCGCCGTCATGGAATTAAACTGTACATTATGGCTGGCTGTCATCATTTCCACGGCACTGATCAGGAGTACTATCAGGAAGTTTTTCCGGGTGAGGGGTAACATTCTGATGGCGATCAATAACACGGCGGCATTAGCGATGTTCCAGAGTATTACGCCCAACCAGTCCGGTAGTACGGCAAAAGGTGCGATGACCATACTGAACAGCGGACCATAGTGGTTGATATCGGCATATTCCGACGGATAGGCGGCATACAGATTGGTTTGTTCCAGGGTATGCCAGAATACCTGTCTGAAAATGAGGTAATTATTGAATGACTGGTGCAGGTATTCTGCCAATCCGGCAATAATTGCCAATGCGAACCAAAGCAAAACGGGTAAAGCAATCTTCCATTTTTTAAAGACCCTAAACTCAGCAAATAAAAAATTCATAAAGTCCTGATGCATTTAAATGATCCCTTGCCTTACAACACATTCTTTACCACGGCTTTGTTTATGCCATCAAATGAAAAACACAGGAAACAACAAATTCCTAGCAGGGGGTAACCTGTAGGAACATTTTATCGTAAACCTATTGCAGTGCCAGCGCTCTTATTCCATTCAACAGTATTATTCCTCTTCAGTGCCAGATCAGCGATTTCCCAACGCATCCGCGAGTACAAAATGGGGTCACTCACATTCAGGAAGGGAATCAGGCAGGCCCGATCCGCAACTTCGTAACAGTTAATGAAAGCATATCAAAACTGTTGATCCGTGTATTCAGTCAGCTACAGTAAAATAAGGTACAGTTCAATAATATCTTATAGGAAGACGCGTAAATATGGGTTTCCCTCTATCGTGTGAAGAAAATTTTTAAATAAAAAAAGGCCCTGTAGGACAGGACCCGGCATTTGGCAAAAAGTAAATACAGTTGCAGATTATGTTACCGAAAGTATCAAATATTCTGCTACCAGCAATAGCATGTTCATGCCAATAACATCCCAAAAACAAAAAAGGTTGTTCTGCACGAGGCAGAACAACCTTTTTCTATAAAAAGCTACGATTAAGCGTTTACTTTACCTTTCACTTTTGCTACTACTTCTTCTGCTACGTTGTTTGGAGCAGGAGAATAGTGAGAGAACTCCATGATAGAGCTGGCGCGGCCAGAAGACAGGGAACGCAGCTGAGTTACGTAACCGAACATTTCGCTCAACGGAACTTTTGCTTTAATTACCTGTACACCATTTTTAGAATCCATACCTTCCAGCATACCACGACGACGGTTCAGGTCACCTGTAACATCACCCATGTATTGGTCTGGAGTCTGTACTTCTACTTTCATGATAGGCTCCAGCAATACTGGTTTAGCTTTGCGGGCAGCTTCACGGAAGGCTTGTTTCGCGCACAATTCAAATGACATGGCATCAGAATCCACCTGGTGGTAAGAACCGTCAAACAGACGCACTCTCAGATTCACCAGCGGGAAGTTTGCGAGTACACCCTGGCTGAGGGATTGTTCGAAACCTTTCTGTACAGCAGGGATAAATTCTTTAGGGATGGAACCACCAAAGATATCGTTGATGAACTGGAAAGATTTACCATCGTTTTCTTTCAGCCATTCTGCGTCAGCAGGTCCGATTTCGATCTGGATATCCGCGAATTTACCACGACCACCTGTTTGTTTCTTGAATACCTCACGGTGTTCAACTTTAGTAGTCAGGGCTTCTTTGTAAGCCACCTGTGGTGCACCCTGGTTAACTTCTACCTTGAACTCGCGACGCATACGGTCAACGATGATTTCCAGGTGCAGCTCACCCATACCACTCAGGATGGTTTGACCGGTTTCTTCGTCGGTTCTCGCTTTCAGGGTAGGATCTTCTTCTACCAGTTTAGCGATAGCCATACCCATTTTATCAACATCGGCCTGAGTTTTAGGCTCAATAGCGATGTGGATAACCGGCTCAGGGAAGGTCATTACTTCCAGTACGATCGGATGGTTTTCGTCGCACAGGGTATCACCTGTTTTGATATCTTTAAAACCAACAGCAGCACCGATATCACCAGCTTCGATGAAATCGATCGGGTTCTGCTTGTTAGCGTGCATTTGCATGATACGGCTGATACGCTCGTTTTTACCAGTACGGGTGTTCAGTACGTAAGAACCTGCATCCAGGTGACCGGAATAAGCCCGGAAGAACGCCAGACGACCTACGAAAGGATCGGTCATGATTTTGAAAGCCAGTGCAGCGAATGGTTCTTTTGCATCTGGTTTACGGATGATATCATCACCAGTGTCCGGGTTGGTACCTTTCACAGCTTCGATGTCAACAGGAGAAGGCAGGTAACGGCAAACCGCATCCAGCATTTTCTGTACACCTTTGTTTTTGAAAGAGGAACCGCACATCATCGGGATGATAGCGATATCGATGGTAGCTTTACGGATCGCTTCGTGAATTTCCGCCTCAGAGATAGAGTTTGGATCTTCGAAGAATTTCTCCATCAGGGTATCATCGTATTCAGCAACGGCTTCTACCAGTTTAGCTCTCCATTCTTCCGCTTCCTCCTTCATATCTGCAGGGATCTCGATTTCCTGGTAAGTAGCACCTTTTCCTTCTTCATCCCAGATAATACCTTTCATGGTGATCAGGTCAACCACACCTTTGAAAGTATCTTCCGCACCGATAGGCAGGGTCAAAGGAACGGGGTTAGCACCCAGCATTTCTTTTACCTGTTTAACTACGTTCAGGAAGTCAGCACCGGAACGGTCCATTTTGTTAACGAAACCGATACGTGGTACACGGTAACGGTTAGCCTGACGCCAAACGGTTTCAGACTGAGGTTCAACACCGGATACAGCACAGAACAGTGCTACCAGACCATCCAGTACACGCAGGGAACGTTCTACCTCTACGGTAAAGTCCACGTGACCTGGAGTATCGATGATGTTGAATTTATATTGCTTGGTATCAGGTAGCGCTTTTCCCTGTAAAGTTGGAAAATTCCAGAAACAAGTAGTTGCAGCAGATGTGATGGTAATACCTCTTTCCTGCTCCTGTGCCATCCAGTCCATTGTAGCAGCACCCTCGTGCACCTCTCCAATTTTGTGGGATTTACCTGTATAATACAGGATACGCTCTGTGGTAGTGGTTTTACCCGCATCAATGTGCGCCGCAATACCAAAGTTCCTTTGAAATTTTAAGTCTGCCATAATATTAAAATGACTAAATAATGCAATTTGGGGGGCAAAGGTAATTTATTTTTAACAATAAATAAAACACGGTATTTTGCCAAATTGTTATTTCTATCCGGCCTTTCCCACTGTTTATTCAAATTATCTTAATTACCTATAAATATGGTAGTATATACCAGCTAAATAGCCTAAATATCCCTGCTATTATTTCCCGGTATACTGCAATGATGCTATGCGATATTTTTGCAGCCGGTGCTATTTCCGGCAGCTATTCTACCTTCTTTTTCCGGTTATGGAATGTTTTATGCCGGTTTGCCTGCAGTTACAGGACAGCAGGTGTATCTACAGCGCGTGGAGATATGCTCTTTTATTTACCGGTTCCGCTTACCGTCTGTTAGCAGACCCGGCGCACCCGTTAAATAAGTGACGGATGAATACAAAAAGGCAAACAGCTCCGGAAAGGAACTGTTTGCCGAATATATTGAGTTGCCCGGAGGCTAGAACTAGATTCTGAAGTGTGAGAAAGCTTTGTTCGCTTCCGCCATACGATGTGTATCTTCTTTCTTCTTGAACGCTGCGCCTTCACCTTTGCTTGCTGCTACGATTTCATTCGCCAGCTTATCAGCCATGCTCTTACCGTTTCTTTCGCCGGCAAAACGAACCAACCATTTGATGCTCAGGGATATTTTTCTATCAGGGCGAACTTCAGAAGGAATCTGGAAAGTAGCACCACCGATACGACGGCTTCTTACTTCCACACCTGGAGTAACATTGGTTAATGCTTTTCTCCAAACCTCGTAACCGTTCTCGCCGGTCATTTGGCTTACCTTATCCACGGCATCGTAGAAAATTTTATAGGCAATGCTCTTTTTCCCTTGTTCCATAACGTTATTAACAAAGCGGGTAACCAGTTTGTCATTAAACCTAGGATCCGGAGCCAGAGGCAATTTTTTTGCAGCTTGCTTTCTCATTTATTGAAAATTACGACTATTTATAATTATTATTTCTTAGCCTTTTCCTTTTTAGTACCATATTTGGAACGGCTCTGCTTTCTGTCTTTCACACCAGCAGTATCCAGGGAACCGCGTACAATGTGATAACGAACACCAGGTAAATCTTTCACCCTTCCACCACGGATCAGTACGATGGAGTGCTCCTGCAAGTTGTGACCTTCACCAGGGATATAGGCAATCACCTCAACTTTATTGGTCAAACGCACCTTTGCTACTTTACGCAAAGCGGAGTTAGGTTTTTTAGGTGTGGTAGTGTACACACGGGTACAAACACCACGACGCTGAGGGCAGCTATCTAATGCCCTGGACTTAGACTTAGCCCGGATAATTTCTCTTCCTTTTCTTACTAATTGTTGTATAGTAGGCATTCTTTACCTAGTTTTTTATGTCGGTTTACAATGACATCCAAATTCCCCATAAAGGGATTTTGGGAGGGCAAAGGTAAAACTATATGTGTGAATAACAAAATTGTTTCGAAATTTTTTTGCCGGATCATTTCCCCGATCGAGCCGGGATTGGTCTGTATTTTTTGGTAAAGTCTCAGGGCTACCAAAAATCCGGATTGCAAAGGTATGATTTCCTGCAGAAACAACCATAAAAAAATAAGGACCTTTTTACGGCCCTTATTCTTATCTATTATTTCTTCAAGCAAGCACTTATTCCTGACCTACCCGGTAGTTCCAGCCACGGGCATCCTCTGCACGACCGGTACGGATAGCATCCAGCCGGCTGATTACCTCAGCGCCTGTTTTATAGGTAGTGGTATCCAGACGGATCTGGGTATCTCTATAGTCCAGCGCTTCCACATAGGCAACACTGGCTGCGGTACCTGTACCAAATACTTCGCGCAAGGTACCCGCCTTATGAGCTGCCACGATTTCATCTATAGAAATAGGTCTTTCTTCCACTTCGAGGCCCATATCTTTCAGGATATCAATCACACTGGCCCGGGTAACCCCTTCCAGGATGGTACCCTGTGTCAGATCCGGCGTAATGGCCGTATTGCCGATAATGGCAAAAACGTTCATGGTACCGCACTCCTGCAGGTATTTATGTTCATAACCGTCTACCCAGAGAATCTGGTCGTATCCTTCTTTTCTAGCCTGCATGGTAGGATACATGGTACCTCCATAATTACCGGCTGCCTTGGCATAACCAACGCCTCCCGGGAAAGCACGTACATATTTATCCTGTACCAGCAAACGGATCGGTTTATTAAAATAAGGTCCGGACGGAGAATTGATGATGGCGAATTTATAGGTATCGGAAGGTCTTACTCCGATGAACTCATCCGCTGCAATCATGAACGGACGCAGATAAAGAGAGGAACCAGCACTGGTAGGAATCCAGTTACGGTCCATATCTATCAGCAGATCCAGGCCGCCGATGAACAGCCATTCCGGTACTTCCGGCATACCCATTCTTTCTGCAGACAGGTTAAAACGTCTGTAGTTGTCGTACGGTCTGAAAATCATTGGATTTTCCTGGGGATCTTTGTAGGCTTTGATACCTTCAAAAATAGCCTGCCCATAGTGCCAGGCGGCATTAGACGGACTTACTGACAGGTTCTGGAAAGGCAGAATGGCTGCATTTGTCCATTCTTTACCATCGAAATCAGCTACCAGCATGTGGTCTGCATACATCTTACCAAATGCGAGATTATTAAAATCTACTTCACCTACCCGGGTGTGGGCAGTTTTCGTGACCTTGATCTTCTCTAATGCTTCTTCCTTAACTGTTGATTTATCTACCATCATGGTTAATCAATTTTATCTCAATATTTTTACACTTTCTTTGCCAGATCAGTCAGTCCATCGGGTCTCCCAGTGGCATGGCAAATGCAAATAAACTGATTTTTCCCCATGCAGGGCTTTCATATTACTTTAAATTAACATACACATGTCGCTTGAGCAGTTCCGTCCAGATCCTTACTTTTTGGCTAAAATCTACACCCAGCCAATCATTCCCGGGAAAAGCACGCCTGCTCCCGCCGTTGAAAAAGCCATTCCGAAAGTCAAATATTTAGGAGAAAATCAAAAAAACATTGCGCTCTTCATACAAAACGAAAATGAAGCGTATTTAAATGAAGAATTATTCAATCTCCTTACTAATATATTAAATGCCTGTAAACTGGGGATGCAGGATGTATCCCTGCTGAATATCTCCCATTATCCGGAACTGGGCTTCACTGACTGGCAGGTCGCCCTGCCTTTTACCCGCAGCGTTGTATTTGGCATTGCACCGCAGCAACTGGGGCTCAGCGACATTCCATTATACCAGCTGGTGACCGTGAACAGCACCACGCTCCTGTTTTCCGATGAGCTACAACTGATAGGCAGCGATAAACTCCTGAAAGCAAAACTCTGGGCAGGATTAAAACAATTATTAGGCATCTGATACAATAAAAACATTACTCATCCGACTATATGAAATTGATATTCGCTACCAACAATGAAAATAAGGTAAAAGAATTCCGGTCACTGCTGGGAGAACAGTTTGAGATTATCACCCTGCTGGAAGCCGGGATAGATATTGACATTCCGGAACCAC
Coding sequences within:
- a CDS encoding outer membrane beta-barrel protein; amino-acid sequence: MKKFRLLTLVLLAALVGTTAKAQIQKGNIMVGASVSNFQLDFQKDNTKFSMDLTPKVGWFIRDGLAIGGYAQLGLTTAKASGTQTTYGVGAFGRYFVEDKNVRKLEFSKRVRFFLEANAGFGGSSNSSTSTSTTGLDLGVGPGIAYFITPNVSLEGLLKYNLTVGFGSSTTNNRLNLGVGFQIYLPSAKAKQIYKDETRGK
- a CDS encoding polysaccharide deacetylase family protein, yielding MERFVLMSFDVEEFDMPLEYSQQVPMAEQMKVGHEGLVVTMDIINTANATSTFFTTANFAQTFPVDIKQIAEKHEVASHTFYHSSFTPAHLLESKLCLESITRKPVYGLRMPRMRHVEMKDVIAAGYVYDSSVNPTWIPGRYNYRSKPRTVYTEEGMLRVPAAVSPNLRIPLFWLAFKNFPYTIFKSLAIKTLRQDGYLCLYFHPWEFVNLEAYNIPAYTKRHAGPALQERLIRLLKDLSKEGEFATMQQYLQLKNFC
- a CDS encoding glycosyltransferase family 2 protein, whose translation is MKKLVSIVVPVYNEQDNVALLNQTIQRIFEPLPYRFNIFFVDDGSSDGTLENLKKLSLLYDNVRFLSFSRNFGHQAALKAGLDMADGDCVISMDGDMQHPPKLIPLLLEKWEEGLEVVYTIRKEDRAQPFMKRKTSNLFYAIMSRLSDIEIEKGTADFRLLDRKVVDVLSSMQEYDLFFRGLVKWAGFRQLGIEYVPEQRNAGVSKYTYRKMLRFALQGFTSFSTRPLYAATYLGFIFAMLSSLYIPYAVFSLVFDHPISGWASIIVTIAFFGGLQLMILGIIGVYLGKLFTQSKQRPVYLVRESNLTKGNSRYKGGYLIEDGELVKERYIFKDNNLIKESNLVKEGI
- a CDS encoding glycosyltransferase family 87 protein, translated to MNFLFAEFRVFKKWKIALPVLLWFALAIIAGLAEYLHQSFNNYLIFRQVFWHTLEQTNLYAAYPSEYADINHYGPLFSMVIAPFAVLPDWLGVILWNIANAAVLLIAIRMLPLTRKNFLIVLLISAVEMMTASHNVQFNSMTAAFIIFAFVFVEKEKDIWATLFIVLGFLTKLYGIAAIVFFLFSKHRIKFTGYFIMWLVVLFCLPMIISSPAFIIQSYADWYTAISEKVVQNISSLSHTNMQDICVMGIVRRTFHTSNFNDLYVLLPAVAIFGLPLLRMAQYKNLLYRMRYLALVLISVVIFSDSAESATYVIAMVGAALWFVMKEPKSPAVIALLVFTIFVTSLATTDLCPQYIKVHVIRAFALKALPCFIIWLLLIREVAFGKFHDNKICV
- the fusA gene encoding elongation factor G, whose amino-acid sequence is MADLKFQRNFGIAAHIDAGKTTTTERILYYTGKSHKIGEVHEGAATMDWMAQEQERGITITSAATTCFWNFPTLQGKALPDTKQYKFNIIDTPGHVDFTVEVERSLRVLDGLVALFCAVSGVEPQSETVWRQANRYRVPRIGFVNKMDRSGADFLNVVKQVKEMLGANPVPLTLPIGAEDTFKGVVDLITMKGIIWDEEGKGATYQEIEIPADMKEEAEEWRAKLVEAVAEYDDTLMEKFFEDPNSISEAEIHEAIRKATIDIAIIPMMCGSSFKNKGVQKMLDAVCRYLPSPVDIEAVKGTNPDTGDDIIRKPDAKEPFAALAFKIMTDPFVGRLAFFRAYSGHLDAGSYVLNTRTGKNERISRIMQMHANKQNPIDFIEAGDIGAAVGFKDIKTGDTLCDENHPIVLEVMTFPEPVIHIAIEPKTQADVDKMGMAIAKLVEEDPTLKARTDEETGQTILSGMGELHLEIIVDRMRREFKVEVNQGAPQVAYKEALTTKVEHREVFKKQTGGRGKFADIQIEIGPADAEWLKENDGKSFQFINDIFGGSIPKEFIPAVQKGFEQSLSQGVLANFPLVNLRVRLFDGSYHQVDSDAMSFELCAKQAFREAARKAKPVLLEPIMKVEVQTPDQYMGDVTGDLNRRRGMLEGMDSKNGVQVIKAKVPLSEMFGYVTQLRSLSSGRASSIMEFSHYSPAPNNVAEEVVAKVKGKVNA
- the rpsG gene encoding 30S ribosomal protein S7; amino-acid sequence: MRKQAAKKLPLAPDPRFNDKLVTRFVNNVMEQGKKSIAYKIFYDAVDKVSQMTGENGYEVWRKALTNVTPGVEVRSRRIGGATFQIPSEVRPDRKISLSIKWLVRFAGERNGKSMADKLANEIVAASKGEGAAFKKKEDTHRMAEANKAFSHFRI
- the rpsL gene encoding 30S ribosomal protein S12, with amino-acid sequence MPTIQQLVRKGREIIRAKSKSRALDSCPQRRGVCTRVYTTTPKKPNSALRKVAKVRLTNKVEVIAYIPGEGHNLQEHSIVLIRGGRVKDLPGVRYHIVRGSLDTAGVKDRKQSRSKYGTKKEKAKK
- a CDS encoding branched-chain amino acid aminotransferase — its product is MMVDKSTVKEEALEKIKVTKTAHTRVGEVDFNNLAFGKMYADHMLVADFDGKEWTNAAILPFQNLSVSPSNAAWHYGQAIFEGIKAYKDPQENPMIFRPYDNYRRFNLSAERMGMPEVPEWLFIGGLDLLIDMDRNWIPTSAGSSLYLRPFMIAADEFIGVRPSDTYKFAIINSPSGPYFNKPIRLLVQDKYVRAFPGGVGYAKAAGNYGGTMYPTMQARKEGYDQILWVDGYEHKYLQECGTMNVFAIIGNTAITPDLTQGTILEGVTRASVIDILKDMGLEVEERPISIDEIVAAHKAGTLREVFGTGTAASVAYVEALDYRDTQIRLDTTTYKTGAEVISRLDAIRTGRAEDARGWNYRVGQE